Proteins found in one Fulvitalea axinellae genomic segment:
- a CDS encoding aconitate hydratase has protein sequence MTFDIEMIKAVYGRMPERIAAARKSLGKPLSLTEKILYTHLHQGATDKAFVRGEDYVDFAPDRVAMQDATAQMALLQFMQAGRKKAAVPSTVHCDHLIQAKVGAEKDLAFAKDNSSEVFDFLGSVSNKYGIGFWKPGAGIIHQVVLENYAFPGGMMIGTDSHTVNAGGLGMVAVGVGGADAVDVMAGMPWELKFPKLIGVKLTGKLNGWTAPKDIILKVAGILTVKGGTGCIVEYFGEGAKSLSATGKGTICNMGAEIGATTSTFGYDESMYRYLVATGRQDVADLANGVAEHLTGDAEVYAEPEKYFDQVIEINLDELEPHVNGPFTPDRATPISEMKAEAEKNGWPLDVEWGLIGSCTNSSYEDLARAASIAKQAVDKGLATKAEFGINPGSEQVRYTADRDGLLDIFTDLDAKIFTNACGPCIGQWAREGADKQEKNSIVHSFNRNFAKRADGNPNTHAFVASPEMVAAIAISGNLGFNPITDTLTNKNGEQVKLDAPVGDELPAKGFAVEDNGYEAPAEDGSGVEVIVKDDSERLQLLSPFKPWDGKNITGAKLLIKAKGKCTTDHISMAGPWLRFRGHLDNIANNTLTGAVNAYNDATNLVKNQITGEYGELPATQREYKATGIPTIVVGDSNYGEGSSREHAAMQPRHLGVCAVLVKSFARIHETNLKKQGMLGLTFADEADYDKIQENDTFDFLDLDQFAPGKPLTIRVNHADGTSEDIVANHTYNENQIEWFKAGSALNLIKQQQAAV, from the coding sequence ATGACCTTTGACATTGAAATGATCAAGGCGGTTTACGGACGCATGCCCGAGCGAATAGCGGCGGCCAGAAAGTCCCTAGGCAAACCTCTTTCCCTAACAGAAAAAATCCTTTACACTCACTTGCACCAAGGGGCGACAGACAAAGCCTTTGTACGTGGCGAGGATTATGTAGACTTCGCGCCGGACCGCGTGGCCATGCAAGACGCCACCGCCCAGATGGCTTTGCTCCAATTCATGCAAGCTGGACGTAAGAAAGCGGCCGTTCCTTCAACGGTTCACTGCGATCACCTTATCCAGGCCAAAGTAGGGGCCGAAAAAGATTTGGCTTTCGCCAAAGACAACTCATCCGAAGTGTTCGACTTTTTGGGGTCAGTTTCCAACAAATACGGTATCGGTTTCTGGAAGCCTGGCGCAGGCATCATCCACCAAGTGGTTTTGGAAAACTACGCTTTCCCCGGCGGAATGATGATCGGCACCGACTCGCACACCGTTAACGCTGGCGGACTCGGTATGGTAGCCGTTGGTGTAGGTGGCGCCGACGCTGTGGACGTGATGGCCGGAATGCCTTGGGAACTTAAATTCCCGAAACTGATCGGCGTTAAGCTGACCGGAAAGCTCAACGGCTGGACAGCACCTAAAGACATTATCCTGAAAGTAGCCGGTATCCTGACCGTGAAAGGCGGAACAGGCTGCATCGTCGAGTATTTCGGCGAAGGAGCGAAATCGCTTTCGGCCACAGGAAAAGGCACCATCTGTAATATGGGCGCCGAAATCGGAGCAACCACCTCCACTTTCGGTTATGACGAGTCGATGTACCGTTACTTGGTAGCCACCGGTCGCCAAGACGTTGCCGACTTGGCCAACGGAGTAGCCGAGCACCTCACCGGCGACGCAGAAGTGTACGCCGAGCCTGAAAAATATTTCGACCAGGTTATCGAGATCAACCTCGACGAGCTAGAGCCGCACGTAAACGGACCTTTCACTCCGGACCGCGCCACTCCTATCTCAGAGATGAAAGCCGAAGCCGAGAAAAACGGCTGGCCATTGGACGTTGAGTGGGGACTTATCGGTTCTTGTACCAACTCTTCGTACGAAGATTTGGCCCGCGCCGCGTCTATCGCCAAGCAGGCTGTGGACAAAGGATTGGCTACTAAAGCCGAATTCGGCATTAACCCGGGTTCCGAGCAGGTTCGCTACACCGCCGACCGCGACGGATTACTGGACATCTTCACGGATCTCGACGCCAAGATATTCACCAACGCTTGCGGACCTTGTATCGGGCAGTGGGCTCGCGAAGGCGCCGACAAGCAGGAGAAAAACTCTATCGTTCACTCGTTCAACCGTAACTTCGCCAAGCGCGCCGACGGCAACCCGAACACGCATGCGTTTGTCGCTTCTCCGGAAATGGTTGCGGCCATCGCCATCTCGGGCAACTTGGGCTTCAACCCAATCACCGACACGCTGACCAACAAAAACGGCGAGCAAGTGAAACTCGACGCCCCTGTAGGCGACGAGTTGCCGGCGAAAGGTTTCGCTGTTGAGGACAACGGCTACGAAGCGCCTGCCGAAGACGGAAGCGGTGTGGAAGTAATCGTAAAAGACGACTCTGAGCGTCTTCAGTTGCTCTCTCCATTCAAGCCATGGGACGGGAAAAACATCACCGGCGCCAAGCTTCTTATCAAGGCCAAAGGCAAGTGTACCACCGACCACATCTCTATGGCAGGACCTTGGTTGCGCTTCCGCGGACACTTGGACAACATCGCCAACAACACCCTCACCGGTGCGGTAAACGCCTACAATGACGCCACCAACTTGGTGAAAAACCAAATCACTGGCGAGTACGGCGAGCTTCCGGCCACTCAGCGCGAGTACAAAGCCACCGGCATCCCGACCATCGTGGTGGGCGACTCTAACTACGGCGAGGGATCGTCGCGTGAGCACGCGGCCATGCAGCCACGCCACTTGGGTGTTTGCGCGGTATTGGTGAAATCTTTCGCCCGTATCCACGAGACGAACCTCAAGAAGCAAGGTATGCTCGGTTTGACTTTCGCCGACGAGGCCGACTACGATAAGATTCAGGAAAACGACACTTTCGACTTCCTCGATCTTGACCAATTCGCTCCGGGCAAACCGTTGACTATCCGCGTCAACCACGCCGACGGAACCAGCGAGGACATCGTAGCGAACCACACTTACAACGAGAACCAAATCGAGTGGTTCAAAGCCGGATCGGCCCTGAACTTGATCAAGCAACAGCAAGCCGCAGTTTAA
- a CDS encoding beta-L-arabinofuranosidase domain-containing protein encodes MNRTVLSILAILFVTQTAFAQRNRHYITNQSPLLPQKYTALPIGTIQPEGQLRKMLEIQRDGLTGNLDEVYEVVCGDNNGWLGGTGDGWERGPYWLDGLVPVAYILNDQNLKDKAQKWIEWSINNQLPNGNFGPQPLEKGYKKIEGTQQGKREDWWPKMVMLKVLQQYYSATGDERVITLMSNYFKYMLKELPSRPLGHYTFWGNRRGADNLAVVYWLYNITKDKDLLKLGKLIHQQTFDWTTAFTDNRLRNQNPYANLHCVNVAQGLKAPVVYYQQSKDKRHLHAPKEGLKALRDGHGFVNGMYGGDEHLHGNSPTQGSELCSATEMMFSFESMLPVTGDVYYADYLEKIAYNVLPTQHNDDFTAKQYFQQANQVQVTDDSRNFYNDHNGRLIYGTTTGYPCCLTNMHQGWPKFVQNLWYATPDNGLAALVYGPSTVSAKVGKGTEVSFRETTTYPFSDQIAFEYLTDATVQFPLHLRVPQWCKAPEVRVNGQLANISPEGNIIKLKRAWKKGDKVTLKLPMEVRLSRWYEKSVGVERGPLVYALKVKEDWTQVKKNKGFLGKAGYEDPFWEVRPLSPWNYALRHRVKASDFRFEDSKKNPDMPWNLQNAPVSLKVKAKRIEGWTLQNHSAGKLPSRTWPTRFPRGEEKEIELIPYGCTTLRVSEFPVW; translated from the coding sequence ATGAACAGAACCGTACTTTCCATTTTGGCGATACTCTTCGTTACGCAAACCGCCTTTGCGCAGCGCAACCGCCACTATATCACTAACCAAAGCCCTTTGCTCCCGCAAAAATACACGGCCCTACCCATAGGAACCATCCAGCCCGAAGGCCAGCTCCGCAAAATGCTGGAAATACAGCGCGACGGACTCACCGGCAACCTCGACGAAGTGTACGAAGTGGTCTGCGGTGACAACAACGGCTGGCTAGGCGGTACAGGCGACGGCTGGGAACGCGGACCTTACTGGCTCGACGGCCTGGTGCCCGTAGCCTATATCCTCAACGACCAGAACCTCAAGGACAAAGCCCAGAAGTGGATCGAGTGGAGCATCAACAACCAATTGCCCAACGGAAACTTCGGGCCGCAACCGTTGGAAAAAGGGTATAAGAAGATCGAGGGAACACAACAGGGCAAGCGCGAAGACTGGTGGCCCAAGATGGTTATGCTCAAGGTCCTTCAGCAATATTACTCGGCCACGGGCGACGAGCGTGTGATCACGCTTATGAGCAACTACTTCAAGTACATGCTCAAGGAACTCCCCTCCCGTCCGCTGGGGCACTACACCTTTTGGGGCAACCGCCGTGGCGCCGACAATCTGGCCGTGGTCTACTGGCTTTATAACATCACCAAAGACAAAGACCTGCTAAAACTCGGCAAGCTGATCCACCAACAGACTTTCGACTGGACTACCGCCTTTACCGACAACCGCCTGCGCAACCAGAACCCGTACGCCAACCTCCACTGCGTAAACGTGGCCCAAGGCCTGAAAGCTCCCGTCGTCTATTACCAGCAAAGCAAGGACAAGCGCCACCTGCACGCGCCGAAAGAGGGACTGAAGGCCCTTCGCGACGGCCATGGATTCGTAAACGGCATGTACGGTGGCGACGAACACCTGCACGGCAACTCGCCCACACAGGGCTCGGAACTCTGCTCGGCCACCGAGATGATGTTCTCCTTCGAGAGCATGCTCCCCGTAACCGGCGACGTTTACTACGCCGACTACCTCGAAAAAATCGCATACAACGTGCTCCCGACCCAGCACAACGATGACTTTACGGCCAAACAATACTTCCAGCAGGCCAACCAGGTTCAGGTTACGGACGATTCGCGCAACTTCTACAACGACCACAACGGGCGCCTTATCTACGGCACCACCACCGGCTATCCCTGCTGCCTCACCAACATGCACCAAGGCTGGCCCAAGTTCGTACAGAACCTCTGGTACGCCACGCCCGACAACGGACTGGCCGCGCTCGTCTACGGTCCTTCCACCGTCAGCGCCAAGGTGGGCAAAGGCACCGAAGTAAGCTTCCGCGAGACCACCACCTACCCGTTCTCCGACCAGATCGCATTCGAATACCTCACCGACGCCACCGTACAATTCCCCCTTCACCTGCGTGTACCGCAGTGGTGCAAGGCGCCCGAAGTCCGCGTCAACGGACAACTGGCGAATATATCGCCCGAGGGGAATATCATCAAACTTAAGCGCGCTTGGAAAAAAGGCGACAAAGTAACGCTCAAGCTCCCTATGGAAGTGCGCCTCTCGCGTTGGTACGAAAAATCTGTCGGAGTGGAGCGCGGACCGCTCGTTTACGCCCTCAAGGTAAAAGAGGACTGGACCCAAGTGAAAAAAAACAAAGGCTTTCTCGGCAAGGCCGGATACGAGGACCCGTTCTGGGAAGTGCGCCCGCTCTCGCCATGGAACTACGCCCTGCGCCACAGGGTAAAGGCCAGCGATTTCCGCTTTGAGGACTCAAAGAAAAATCCCGACATGCCTTGGAACCTCCAAAACGCCCCCGTCAGCCTAAAGGTAAAAGCCAAACGCATTGAAGGCTGGACATTGCAGAATCATTCGGCGGGAAAACTCCCCTCGCGCACTTGGCCGACACGCTTTCCCCGTGGCGAGGAAAAAGAAATTGAGCTGATCCCTTACGGTTGCACCACCCTTCGCGTGTCCGAATTCCCTGTTTGGTAA
- a CDS encoding TAT-variant-translocated molybdopterin oxidoreductase — translation MKTKKQYWKGLEELNNEPEFAKYAEKEFPEYLPINQNNRDAGNEKKGSSRRDFLKMMGFGISAATLAACEAPVRKAIPYLNKPVEVDPGVANYFASTFMNGGDYCSVVVKTREGRPIKVDGNAESSVTLGGSDAQVQASVLSLYDQHRFATPLIGKKKATWGKLDAEVSKALADISAQGGKIALVSKTVLSPSTKATIAKFIEKYPTAEFIQYDPVSASALPVANEKSFGKAVIPSYDFSKADVIVGIGADFHNDWISPIQFTSQYAKTRKIDPAKPKMSRHYQFETNLTLTGSNADYRSPIKASEHGVAVAQLYNAVAKLAGASLVNAPKADIKHVDKAAKDLWKAQGKSLVVSGSNDPEVQVLVNAINSLLSNYGATIDLDKPVNFRQGDDRKMAAFAKDAKNGAYAGIIFLDANPVYDFYAGADVAAGIKKAKLTVSTSDRNDETTDLVKYVAPTLHFLEQWNDAEPVQGHFSISQPTITPIFDSRQSGESLLAWSGNSQPYYDFVRAYWKENIFGLQSDDLLFASFWDKVLYAGVFEPGTGIEPGTYTFAGDVNVAASSVAKTFKPGKWEAALYFSYQLKDGSLANNPLLQELPDPVSKVTWDNYAAISIADAKEFGFSMKEEKTNVVNVTVGGATYELPVVIQPGQKKGTVGIALGYGRKNAGAVAKGTGVNVYPALSSANGYQNKNITSGVKVEPVVDKTYDIARTQTHQTVMGRTNVVQETTFDAYKKDPAAGRESIEVTGLDGKISAGAVTLWKGHKYENHHWGLAIDLTACNGCEACVVSCNVENNIPVVGKQEVINRREMHWLRIDRYYSSVDIPEGTGQIDAYRQMENAAENPEVTFMPMMCQQCNNAPCETVCPVAATTHSSEGLNQMTYNRCIGTRYCANNCPYKVRRFNWFKYFENNEQFPDNLSMNNNLGKMVLNPDVTVRSRGVMEKCTFCVQRIQAGKLKAKKEARGVEDSDVAVACATACSGGALVFGDMNNPESSISKLLKLKRPEDGSFPAPEEPRAYTVLEELRVSPNVYYMTKIRNKDSRNQKA, via the coding sequence ATGAAAACGAAAAAGCAATACTGGAAGGGCTTGGAGGAACTCAACAACGAGCCCGAGTTTGCTAAGTACGCTGAGAAGGAGTTTCCGGAGTACCTGCCGATCAACCAAAACAACCGTGACGCGGGCAACGAAAAGAAAGGCTCTTCACGCCGTGATTTCCTTAAAATGATGGGATTCGGCATCTCGGCGGCTACACTTGCCGCTTGTGAGGCTCCCGTACGCAAGGCCATCCCTTACCTGAACAAACCCGTTGAGGTGGATCCGGGCGTAGCCAACTACTTCGCTTCTACATTCATGAACGGTGGCGACTACTGCTCTGTAGTGGTTAAAACCCGTGAAGGCCGTCCGATAAAGGTGGACGGTAACGCCGAGTCTTCTGTGACTTTGGGTGGCAGCGACGCGCAAGTTCAGGCTTCAGTGCTCTCGCTTTACGACCAGCACCGCTTCGCCACTCCTTTGATCGGAAAGAAAAAAGCGACTTGGGGCAAGCTCGACGCTGAAGTAAGCAAGGCTTTGGCCGATATTTCTGCCCAAGGCGGAAAGATCGCTTTGGTAAGCAAAACGGTTTTGAGCCCGTCTACCAAGGCAACTATCGCCAAGTTCATCGAGAAGTACCCTACTGCGGAATTTATTCAGTATGATCCGGTATCGGCTTCGGCCCTTCCGGTAGCCAACGAGAAATCGTTCGGCAAAGCTGTGATTCCTTCTTACGATTTCTCAAAGGCCGACGTGATCGTGGGCATCGGCGCTGATTTTCACAACGATTGGATCTCGCCGATACAGTTCACTTCACAATACGCCAAGACGAGGAAAATCGATCCGGCTAAGCCGAAGATGTCCCGTCACTACCAATTTGAGACTAACCTTACGCTTACAGGCTCAAACGCCGATTACCGCTCGCCGATCAAGGCTTCGGAGCACGGTGTGGCCGTAGCGCAACTTTATAATGCGGTGGCCAAATTGGCCGGCGCAAGCTTGGTTAACGCCCCTAAGGCCGACATTAAGCATGTCGACAAAGCCGCCAAAGACCTTTGGAAAGCCCAAGGGAAATCGTTGGTGGTTTCCGGATCAAACGATCCTGAGGTTCAGGTTTTGGTTAACGCCATCAACAGCTTGTTGAGCAACTACGGCGCTACCATCGACTTGGACAAGCCGGTTAACTTCCGCCAGGGAGACGACCGCAAGATGGCGGCCTTTGCGAAAGACGCCAAGAATGGCGCCTATGCGGGCATCATCTTCCTCGACGCCAATCCGGTTTACGATTTCTACGCTGGGGCCGACGTCGCCGCGGGTATCAAGAAAGCGAAACTCACCGTTTCCACTTCCGACCGCAACGACGAGACTACCGACTTGGTGAAATACGTAGCGCCTACGCTTCACTTCTTGGAGCAATGGAACGACGCCGAGCCAGTTCAGGGACACTTCTCAATCTCTCAGCCTACCATCACGCCGATTTTCGATTCTCGCCAGTCAGGTGAGTCGCTTTTGGCTTGGTCAGGCAACAGCCAGCCTTATTACGACTTCGTTCGCGCTTACTGGAAAGAGAACATCTTCGGGCTTCAGTCTGACGACTTGCTCTTTGCTTCTTTCTGGGACAAGGTGCTTTACGCAGGCGTATTTGAGCCGGGTACGGGCATTGAGCCGGGAACTTACACTTTTGCGGGCGACGTAAATGTTGCGGCTTCTTCTGTAGCCAAGACATTCAAGCCGGGCAAATGGGAAGCGGCGCTCTACTTCAGCTACCAGCTGAAAGACGGTTCGTTGGCGAACAACCCGCTTCTGCAAGAACTTCCTGACCCTGTTTCGAAAGTTACTTGGGACAACTACGCAGCCATTTCTATCGCTGACGCCAAAGAGTTCGGCTTCTCTATGAAAGAGGAGAAAACGAACGTGGTGAACGTGACAGTTGGAGGCGCTACTTACGAATTGCCTGTAGTGATTCAGCCAGGACAGAAAAAAGGTACTGTCGGAATCGCTTTGGGTTACGGACGTAAGAACGCCGGAGCCGTGGCCAAAGGAACTGGGGTGAACGTTTACCCGGCGCTTTCTTCAGCTAACGGATACCAGAACAAGAATATCACCTCGGGTGTGAAAGTGGAGCCTGTTGTAGACAAAACCTACGACATCGCCCGTACGCAGACGCACCAGACGGTAATGGGACGTACGAACGTAGTTCAGGAAACTACTTTCGACGCATATAAGAAAGACCCGGCCGCCGGTCGTGAGAGCATCGAGGTTACTGGCCTTGACGGAAAAATCTCAGCCGGTGCGGTAACGCTTTGGAAAGGTCATAAATACGAGAACCACCACTGGGGATTGGCTATCGACCTTACGGCTTGTAACGGTTGCGAAGCCTGCGTGGTGTCTTGTAACGTGGAGAACAACATCCCGGTAGTAGGTAAGCAAGAAGTGATCAACCGTCGCGAAATGCACTGGTTGAGAATCGACCGCTACTACAGCTCAGTGGATATTCCGGAAGGAACAGGCCAAATCGACGCTTACCGTCAGATGGAGAACGCCGCCGAGAATCCGGAAGTGACGTTCATGCCGATGATGTGCCAGCAGTGTAACAACGCTCCTTGTGAGACCGTTTGTCCTGTCGCTGCTACGACGCACAGCTCGGAAGGTTTGAATCAAATGACTTACAACCGCTGTATCGGTACGCGTTACTGCGCTAACAACTGCCCTTACAAAGTACGTCGTTTCAACTGGTTCAAGTACTTCGAGAACAACGAGCAGTTCCCTGACAACTTGTCAATGAACAACAACCTCGGCAAGATGGTCTTGAACCCCGACGTAACGGTACGTTCGCGTGGTGTGATGGAGAAATGTACGTTCTGCGTACAGCGTATTCAGGCAGGAAAGCTTAAGGCCAAGAAAGAGGCCCGCGGCGTAGAGGATTCGGATGTTGCGGTAGCTTGTGCTACAGCTTGTTCGGGAGGAGCCTTGGTATTCGGGGATATGAACAACCCTGAGAGCTCGATCTCGAAACTCCTCAAGCTCAAGCGTCCTGAGGACGGAAGCTTCCCGGCACCGGAAGAACCTCGCGCTTATACGGTATTGGAAGAGTTGCGCGTTTCGCCAAACGTGTACTACATGACCAAGATCCGTAACAAGGACTCGAGAAACCAAAAGGCTTAA
- a CDS encoding c-type cytochrome encodes MFLKKITTRCSQVAMLLGIVWGLLGGVRAYGQDAASSAPDPALLAGGKKLFEDNCAQCHAVHEQVVGPALKDVTKRQKPDWVKAFILNSQKVIQSGDKYAVGIYEKFGKLEMPSHDFSPEELNALIAYIDDESTKTPVAEAPVAVPGAGGEAVSAGAGTDSGMVTIILVVNLVILVLILVVLALIVNVLTKYLNQKDDLAEDEKEIVNQRFNLRAALFSKPVVAFSTLLFVAIVTKTVLDGLFQVGVQTGYAPKQPIAFSHEIHAGQYEIDCNYCHTGVTKSKNANIPSANICMNCHSSVKTDSKEIAKIYAALDYNKDTKTYGPNQKPIEWVRVHNLPDLAYFNHSQHVKVGGIECQTCHGPIEEMAVVRQHNNLTMGWCISCHRETKVNAEGNAYYDKLVAAHNKANGKKKAMTVSDAGGLECSKCHY; translated from the coding sequence ATGTTTTTGAAAAAAATTACCACTCGTTGCTCGCAAGTAGCTATGCTGCTGGGGATCGTTTGGGGGCTCCTTGGGGGCGTCCGGGCGTACGGGCAGGACGCGGCGAGTAGTGCCCCGGATCCGGCCCTTCTGGCTGGGGGGAAGAAGCTTTTTGAGGACAACTGCGCGCAGTGTCACGCTGTGCACGAGCAGGTTGTAGGCCCAGCGCTGAAAGACGTAACCAAACGGCAGAAGCCGGATTGGGTGAAGGCTTTCATTCTCAATTCCCAGAAAGTGATCCAGAGCGGCGACAAGTACGCCGTAGGGATTTACGAGAAGTTTGGGAAGCTGGAAATGCCGTCTCACGACTTCTCGCCCGAGGAGCTTAACGCCCTGATCGCTTACATTGACGACGAATCAACGAAAACACCCGTAGCCGAAGCTCCCGTAGCCGTTCCAGGCGCTGGAGGAGAGGCCGTTTCGGCCGGAGCCGGTACCGATTCCGGGATGGTGACCATCATTTTGGTCGTCAACTTGGTGATCTTGGTGCTGATTCTCGTAGTGTTAGCCTTGATTGTCAATGTGCTGACCAAGTACTTGAACCAAAAAGACGACTTGGCCGAAGACGAGAAGGAGATTGTTAACCAACGCTTCAACTTGCGAGCTGCTTTGTTCAGCAAGCCAGTGGTTGCCTTTTCTACTCTGTTGTTCGTTGCCATTGTAACAAAGACCGTTCTCGACGGACTTTTCCAGGTAGGTGTGCAGACCGGTTACGCTCCAAAACAACCGATCGCATTCTCTCACGAAATCCATGCGGGACAGTACGAAATCGATTGCAACTACTGCCACACCGGCGTTACCAAGAGTAAAAACGCCAATATCCCTTCGGCCAACATCTGTATGAACTGCCACAGTTCTGTAAAGACCGACTCGAAAGAGATCGCGAAGATTTACGCCGCTTTGGATTACAACAAAGACACCAAGACTTACGGACCCAACCAGAAGCCTATCGAATGGGTACGTGTACATAACCTTCCAGACTTGGCTTACTTCAACCACTCGCAGCACGTGAAAGTGGGCGGAATCGAGTGCCAGACTTGCCACGGCCCAATCGAGGAAATGGCTGTTGTGCGCCAGCACAATAACCTGACCATGGGCTGGTGTATCAGCTGTCACCGCGAGACTAAAGTCAACGCCGAGGGTAACGCTTATTACGACAAACTCGTAGCTGCGCACAACAAGGCCAACGGCAAGAAGAAAGCCATGACCGTGAGCGACGCCGGCGGTTTGGAGTGCTCTAAGTGTCACTATTAA